The Eurosta solidaginis isolate ZX-2024a chromosome 4, ASM4086904v1, whole genome shotgun sequence genome includes a window with the following:
- the LOC137249428 gene encoding kinesin-related protein 10-like encodes MSDFDSNFKNLRSNFTKVTKRVLNNRSISAKKSIEYEDALIKSYNQIIIQVNSYFENRDKPSSIIESLSKCREQLTKCFSRINCNIKIPKDLSELIQESESSSDFDTEEELSDASTTSAYKASIIKKSHVSFLEDFPGFSNSLHNNNLDTISEEQPTMATSEQKKTFITMCASIIRENYSGDPLSLASFIDKIVLIEDLMEENLTNTFISFIKSKLEGKAREAIPNEVTTIQQIKDALKGRIKPDNSKVVARKIASLKVFNNNHTEFAKRVEELSDALERSLVIEGMTQEKAHEMAVEQTVNVCRLNTRSDLVKSILASTTFTDSKDVVAKMIVEQNNQTSERQVLAFRSRYNRQNNSFRGNFRSNQYNRNNFSRYNNNFNRNNNSNYRHNNNNNYGSRSNGNFRNNNSRPVNRNNSNNNSNNNNRRSNTTNNASVRTLNANGPQERTLGDQNLN; translated from the coding sequence atgtcagattttgattccaatttcaaaaatttacgctctaatttcactaaagttactaaacgagttttaaataaccgatctatctcagcgaaaaaatcaatagaatatgaagatgctttaattaaaagctataaccaaatcataatacaagtaaattcatattttgaaaatcgagataagcctagttcaataatcgaaagtttatcaaagtgcagagaacaactcactaaatgtttttctagaattaactgcaatataaaaatacccaaagatctttctgaattaatacaagaaagcgaatcaagttctgattttgacactgaggaagaattatctgacgcatcgacaacttcagcatacaaagctagtattattaaaaaaagccacgtatcttttcttgaggatttccctggattttccaattcactccacaataataatttagacacaattagcgaagaacaaccaacaatggcgacttcagagcaaaagaaaacttttattactatgtgtgcatccataattagagaaaactacagcggcgatccgctttcacttgcatcctttatagataaaatagttttgatagaagatttgatggaagaaaatttgacaaatactttcatttcgtttataaaatccaagttagaggggaaagcgcgtgaggcaattccaaatgaagtaacaacaattcaacaaataaaagatgcattaaaaggtagaataaaacctgacaattcaaaagttgttgcaagaaaaattgcatcgttaaaagtttttaataataatcatactgaatttgccaaacgtgttgaggaactttccgatgctttagaacgatcattagttatagaaggaatgactcaggaaaaagcgcacgaaatggcagtcgaacaaaccgtcaacgtttgtcggcttaacacccgctcagacctagtaaaatcaattttagcgtcaactacgtttactgattctaaggatgtagttgcgaaaatgatcgtagaacaaaataaccaaacaagtgaaaggcaggtactagcgtttagatcacgttataacaggcaaaataatagttttcgaggtaacttcaggtcaaatcaatataataggaacaacttttcgaggtacaacaacaattttaacagaaacaacaatagcaattataggcataataacaacaataattatggctcgcgaagtaatggtaattttcgaaataacaatagcaggcccgtaaacagaaacaacagcaataacaacagtaacaacaacaatcgacgttcaaatactacaaataacgctagtgtacgcactttaaacgccaacggccctcaggagcgaacactgggggaccagaatctgaattaa